The Caproicibacterium lactatifermentans genome contains a region encoding:
- the murB gene encoding UDP-N-acetylmuramate dehydrogenase, producing MEKLEALKKTAENAGCLVLRDEPMSRHTTFQIGGPADLYIAAKDIIALKDIVRMASALNLPLLPLGNGSNVLVSDEGVRGVVLSLTGDFRRITLSDPTTVSCGSGATMAGLCKFAQRNALSGLEFAWGIPGSVGGAAFMNAGAYDGQFSDVLVSTTHVTSTGHTDSLLGPEMEMDYRKSAYLQNKCIITSVVVRLEQGNKEQISMQMDDNFRRRKEKQPLELPSAGSVFKRPDGAYAGALIEQCGLKGEKVGGAMVSEKHAGFIVNTGDATCSDVQALIEKIQETVLKKTGVSLECEVRFIS from the coding sequence ATGGAAAAATTAGAGGCCCTGAAAAAAACGGCAGAAAATGCCGGCTGCCTGGTGCTGAGGGATGAGCCTATGAGCCGGCACACGACCTTTCAGATAGGCGGGCCTGCGGATTTATATATTGCCGCGAAGGACATCATTGCCCTGAAGGACATTGTACGCATGGCTTCCGCGCTGAACCTGCCGCTGCTGCCGCTGGGAAATGGCAGCAATGTGCTGGTAAGCGATGAGGGCGTGCGCGGCGTGGTCCTTTCCCTTACGGGGGATTTCCGCCGCATTACACTGTCTGACCCTACGACCGTTTCCTGCGGTTCAGGGGCAACCATGGCGGGGCTGTGCAAGTTTGCTCAGCGCAATGCTCTGAGTGGACTGGAGTTTGCATGGGGCATTCCCGGCAGCGTAGGCGGTGCAGCCTTTATGAACGCGGGCGCCTATGACGGCCAGTTCAGTGATGTGCTGGTATCCACTACACATGTGACCAGCACCGGCCATACGGATTCCCTTTTGGGACCGGAGATGGAAATGGATTACCGCAAAAGTGCCTACTTACAGAACAAATGCATCATTACTTCAGTGGTTGTTCGTCTGGAGCAGGGCAACAAGGAACAGATTTCCATGCAAATGGACGACAACTTCCGCCGCCGCAAAGAAAAACAGCCGCTGGAGCTGCCCAGCGCCGGCAGCGTCTTTAAGCGGCCGGACGGTGCTTATGCGGGCGCACTCATTGAGCAGTGTGGTCTGAAAGGGGAAAAAGTCGGCGGTGCCATGGTCAGCGAAAAACACGCTGGGTTCATTGTCAACACAGGCGACGCTACCTGCAGTGACGTACAGGCACTGATTGAAAAAATACAGGAAACCGTTCTGAAAAAGACCGGCGTATCCCTGGAGTGTGAAGTGCGGTTTATCTCATAA
- the rapZ gene encoding RNase adapter RapZ produces MDFIIVTGLSGAGKSRAVHAMEDIGFYCMDNIPPKLIPAVYDLCMQAKDSLSRVAVVTDIRGGGMFSSLFETLEGLRVEHKTYKILFLDAGDTVLINRFKETRRKHPLSEDTTSLEQAVKLEREILRPVRERADYIIDTSLLSPAQLKERISSLFLGDATSALQIHCMSFGFKFGTPTEADLIFDVRCLPNPYYVEELRHKTGLDAPVRDYVLKWEQTKGFVSRFLDLIDYMIPLYCNEGKSQLVIAIGCTGGHHRSVTIAQLLYEHLLEKGLRASVNHRDIRKG; encoded by the coding sequence ATGGATTTTATCATTGTTACCGGTCTTTCCGGTGCGGGCAAGTCCCGCGCGGTCCATGCTATGGAAGATATTGGGTTTTACTGCATGGACAATATCCCGCCAAAGCTTATTCCAGCCGTGTACGACCTGTGTATGCAGGCGAAGGATTCCCTTTCACGGGTGGCGGTTGTCACGGATATTCGCGGCGGCGGCATGTTCTCCAGCCTGTTTGAAACGCTGGAGGGCCTGCGTGTAGAACATAAGACCTACAAAATTCTTTTTCTGGACGCCGGCGATACGGTACTCATCAACCGATTCAAAGAAACCCGCCGGAAGCACCCGCTTTCGGAAGACACCACCAGTTTGGAACAGGCTGTCAAGCTGGAGCGGGAGATTCTGCGCCCGGTACGTGAGCGTGCGGACTACATTATAGATACCTCTCTGCTGTCGCCGGCCCAGCTGAAGGAGCGCATCTCCAGCCTTTTTCTGGGAGATGCCACTTCTGCGCTGCAGATTCACTGTATGTCCTTCGGCTTTAAGTTTGGTACGCCCACCGAAGCGGACCTCATTTTTGATGTGCGCTGTCTGCCGAACCCCTACTATGTGGAGGAGCTGCGGCACAAGACCGGTTTGGACGCCCCGGTGCGGGACTATGTGCTGAAATGGGAGCAGACTAAGGGTTTTGTTTCCCGCTTTTTAGACCTTATCGACTATATGATTCCGCTGTACTGCAATGAAGGCAAAAGCCAGCTGGTTATTGCCATTGGCTGCACAGGCGGCCACCACCGCTCAGTAACGATTGCGCAGCTTTTGTATGAACATCTGCTGGAAAAGGGCCTGCGCGCCAGTGTCAACCACCGGGATATTCGGAAGGGCTGA
- the whiA gene encoding DNA-binding protein WhiA, giving the protein MSFSSDVKNELCKTKNRQPCCEKAECYGMLLFGHSFSRSAVSLTTEHTPTARRAAQLTAALTGAIVSTRTMLRRASHPAGTVSVEDERDRMRVLSAFGHSGSEVPLRLNRANLEGECCPASFLRGAFLSCGTVFDPQKDYRLEFVTPHMHLSRDMSALLGELPLELQPGVSRRRSLYVVYIKGSSHTADLLTLMGAPHAAMQMMQVKMLREVRNHINRRTNFETANLDKTASAAARQIYALKRLQDCGAGISALPAELQNLARLRCQNPELSLRELGKQLTPPLSRSGVNHRLQRITELSEKIYRERNSD; this is encoded by the coding sequence TTGTCTTTTTCCTCCGATGTCAAAAATGAACTCTGTAAAACAAAGAATCGGCAGCCCTGCTGTGAAAAAGCAGAGTGCTACGGAATGCTTTTGTTTGGCCACTCTTTTTCCAGAAGCGCGGTTTCGCTGACGACCGAACACACACCTACGGCCCGGCGGGCGGCCCAGTTAACGGCAGCGCTCACCGGTGCTATTGTTTCCACCCGCACCATGCTGCGTCGTGCTTCTCATCCGGCAGGGACCGTGTCTGTAGAAGATGAGCGGGATCGAATGCGTGTACTCTCTGCGTTTGGGCACAGCGGCAGTGAAGTGCCGCTGCGGCTGAACCGTGCCAATTTGGAGGGGGAGTGCTGCCCAGCGTCTTTTTTACGCGGTGCGTTTCTCTCCTGCGGAACCGTTTTTGATCCGCAGAAAGATTACCGGCTGGAATTTGTAACACCGCATATGCATCTTTCCCGCGATATGTCGGCGCTGCTGGGGGAACTGCCGCTGGAACTGCAGCCTGGCGTGTCCCGGCGGCGGAGCTTGTATGTTGTATATATTAAGGGCAGCAGCCATACTGCGGATCTGCTGACACTGATGGGTGCGCCGCACGCCGCCATGCAGATGATGCAGGTAAAAATGCTGAGGGAAGTGCGCAACCATATCAACCGCCGCACGAATTTTGAAACTGCCAATTTGGACAAGACCGCCTCGGCGGCCGCGCGGCAAATTTACGCACTAAAGCGTTTGCAGGACTGCGGTGCCGGCATTTCTGCGCTGCCTGCCGAACTGCAGAATTTGGCCCGCCTGCGCTGCCAGAATCCGGAGCTTTCCCTGCGGGAACTAGGCAAGCAGCTGACGCCGCCGCTTTCCCGCTCCGGGGTGAATCATCGGTTACAGCGGATTACTGAACTTTCAGAAAAAATCTACCGGGAGCGCAACAGCGACTGA